A single window of Aspergillus flavus chromosome 4, complete sequence DNA harbors:
- a CDS encoding putative mitochondrial 37S ribosomal protein S27 (hypothetical protein AOR_1_1096134) codes for MAAPYSRILDLTKVQCRIFSLNFNPQRLRLGNKVLRQRLRGPTLAEWYPKKAVSFRDLQDSYKPLGLTTFDEAEDDREEAIQIAKLRGKGRPKKKRTAAESRSAKKKK; via the exons ATGGCAGCGCCCTACAGTCGTATTCTGGACCTTACCAAG GTCCAGTGTCGTATCTTTTCACTTAACTTCAATCCGCAACGGTTACGACTGGGAAACAAGGTCCTTCGACAGCGGCTTCGTGGCCCAACGCTTGCAGAATGGTATCCGAAAAAGGCTGTTTCTTTCCGTGATTTACAAGACAGTTATAAGCCTCTCGGCTTAACCACGTTCGATGAAGCAGAGGATGATAGAGAGGAAGCGATCCAAAT TGCGAAGCTTCGAGGAAAGGGCcggccaaagaaaaagagaacagCCGCTG AATCGAGATccgcaaagaagaagaaatag
- a CDS encoding splicing factor 3b, subunit 2 (PSP family protein), with product MRPSKNQLRRARKKALKSQATEATLDESHTKSQTEVTLSTDVSRGSSQQGHDAASLDLEDPLWQAYKHIINRFDEVGDTSTPAKESEKPEIYFDDDDEIPDEEEKEPKLSKRKRKELNKLSVAELKAMVRRPEIVEWTDTSAPDPRLLVHIKSHRNVVPVPSHWSLKREYLSSKRGIEKPPFALPKFIQETGISEMRDAALEKQEQATLKQKQRERVQPKMGRLDIDYQKLYEAFFRFQTKPELTRYGEVYYEGKEYETNLRHLRPGELSAELKEALNMPPGAPPPWLINQQRYGPPPSYPALKIPGLNAPPPPGAMWGYHPGGYGKPPVDEHNRPLYGGDIFGVLQPQQTMQQGEPVEKDLWGELQEPEPSDEESEDEDDEEDEEDMETGVQTPSGLETPSGLASAVPSELAGEENVSGEFDVRKHYRGTQTEESVSHKSAFQVIPERQANVRGFFGGERVYDLAAHPENLAVLGADEQNRKRKKPGDVDVSMDPDSLQSNEGFSKESIRKLYESQRQQENNPSWGFQEDLSDMIAQESRKRLKKEEEKRNRH from the exons ATGCGGCCAAGCAAGAACCAAttgagaagggcaaggaaaaaGGCCTTGAAATCGCAG GCTACCGAAGCAACACTCGATGAATCACACACAAAATCTCAGACAGAGGTTACTCTATCGACTGATGTCTCACGAGGTAGTAGCCAGCAAGGTCATGATGCTGCATCTCTAGATCTAGAGGATCCGCTATGGCAAGCATATAAGCATATTATTAATCGATTCGATGAGGTCGGGGATACCTCAACACCGGCAAAAGAGTCTGAAAAACCCGAAATCTattttgatgatgatgatgaaatcccggatgaagaagaaaaggagccCAAGCTCTCAAAAAGAAAGCGCAAGGAATTGAACAAGCTTTCTGTCGCTGAACTGAAGGCAATGGTTCGAAGACCAGAAATTGTCGAGTGGACGGACACTTCGGCCCCCGATCCTCGGCTTCTTGTACATATAAAATCCCACCGCAATGTTGTCCCTGTTCCTTCACATTGGTCCTTAAAACGAGAGTACCTCTCTTCCAAGAGAGGGATTGAGAAGCCGCCTTTCGCGCTGCCAAAATTTATTCAGGAGACCGGGATTTCGGAAATGCGCGATGCTGCCCTAGAGAAGCAAGAACAAGCGACACTCAAACAGAAGCAAAGAGAGAGGGTCCAACCAAAAATGGGAAGACTTGATATCGATTATCAGAAACTATACGAAGCTTTTTTCCGATTCCAAACTAAGCCGGAACTTACCCGCTATGGCGAGGTTTACTATGAGGGTAAGGAATACGAGACGAACCTTAGACATTTACGGCCGGGCGAGCTTAGCGCTGAGCTCAAGGAAGCCCTCAATATGCCACCCGGTGCGCCCCCTCCTTGGTTAATCAACCAGCAGAGATATGGCCCACCCCCATCATATCCAGCCTTGAAGATTCCCGGTCTCAACGCGCCGCCCCCTCCTGGTGCCATGTGGGGATATCATCCTGGTGGCTACGGGAAGCCACCAGTAGATGAGCACAATCGTCCTCTCTATGGTGGTGATATTTTTGGTGTATTGCAACCGCAACAGACAATGCAGCAAGGCGAGCCTGTCGAGAAGGATCTCTGGGGTGAGCTACAAGAACCCGAGCCTTCTGACGAGgagagtgaagatgaagatgatgaggaagatgaagaggacatGGAAACGGGCGTCCAGACTCCTAGCGGACTTGAGACGCCAAGTGGGTTAGCATCAGCTGTTCCCTCTGAGTTAGCTGGCGAAGAGAATGTTTCGGGGGAATTTGACGTGCGCAAGCACTATCGAGGCACACAGACTGAAGAGTCTGTAAGTCACAAGAGCGCTTTTCAAGTTATCCCAGAGCGACAAGCCAATGTGCGgggcttcttcggtggcgAAAGGGTGTATGATCTTGCTGCGCATCCAGAAAACTTGGCGGTGCTTGGTGCTGATGAACAAAATCGGAAGCGCAAGAAACCCGGCGACGTTGATGTCTCTATGGACCCAGATTCTCTACAGTCAAATGAGGGATTTAGCAAAGAAAGCATTCGAAAGCTTTACGAATCCCAAAGGCAGCAGGAAAACAATCCTAGTTGGGGATTCCAGGAGGATTTAAGTGATATGATTGCTCAGGAAAGCCGCAAAAGGctcaaaaaggaagaagaaaaacggaACCGCCATTGA